In Thermomonas paludicola, the following are encoded in one genomic region:
- a CDS encoding ABC transporter ATP-binding protein produces the protein MPHAIETCGLTRRFGQRTAVDAIDMTVPERSVYGFLGRNGAGKTTTIKLLLGLLAPDAGSARIAGIDVATDRIAAARNVGALLEAQGFYAHLSGRENLDLSRRLLGLPASESNRVLEIVEMSAHAGRRVADYSLGMRQRLGLARSMLGAPPVLVLDEPTNGLDPEGIADMRRFLRELPERANATVLLSSHLLGEIEQVASHVGILSHGRLVLEGALAELKAGLASEVEVGTDAPEWAVAVARGHGFMAEQTDDTVIVRFDAGEEPRGATAALNRVLCVAGVHVHALAPRQRSLELLYRQAAQPVAAAA, from the coding sequence ATGCCCCACGCCATCGAAACCTGCGGCCTGACCCGCCGCTTCGGCCAGCGCACCGCGGTCGACGCCATCGACATGACGGTGCCGGAGCGCAGCGTCTACGGCTTCCTCGGCCGCAACGGCGCCGGCAAGACCACCACCATCAAGCTGCTGCTGGGCCTGCTGGCGCCGGACGCCGGCAGCGCGCGGATCGCCGGCATCGACGTCGCGACGGATCGCATCGCCGCAGCACGCAACGTCGGCGCGCTGCTGGAGGCGCAGGGCTTCTACGCGCACCTGAGCGGGCGCGAGAACCTCGACCTCAGCCGCCGCCTGCTGGGCCTGCCAGCCAGCGAGTCCAACCGCGTGCTGGAGATCGTGGAGATGAGTGCGCACGCCGGCCGTCGCGTCGCCGACTATTCGCTGGGCATGCGCCAGCGCCTCGGGCTGGCGCGGTCGATGCTGGGCGCGCCGCCGGTGCTGGTGCTGGACGAGCCGACCAACGGTCTCGACCCGGAAGGCATCGCAGACATGCGCCGCTTCCTGCGCGAACTGCCGGAGCGCGCCAACGCCACCGTGCTGCTGTCCAGCCACCTGCTCGGCGAGATCGAGCAGGTCGCCAGCCACGTCGGCATCCTCAGCCACGGCCGGCTGGTGCTGGAAGGCGCCTTGGCCGAACTGAAGGCGGGGCTGGCGAGCGAAGTCGAGGTCGGCACCGACGCGCCGGAATGGGCGGTGGCGGTGGCGCGCGGCCACGGCTTCATGGCGGAACAGACCGACGACACCGTGATCGTCCGCTTCGACGCGGGCGAGGAACCGCGCGGCGCGACCGCCGCGCTCAACCGCGTGCTGTGCGTGGCCGGCGTGCACGTGCATGCGCTCGCGCCGCGCCAGCGCAGCCTCGAACTTCTCTACCGCCAGGCCGCGCAGCCCGTCGCGGCGGCGGCCTGA
- a CDS encoding ABC transporter permease, with protein MSVASPTFSVRPARFATALAVEACKLRRSLAVLLATVAPLLIAVFVFFNLLRGEKPAPWTMSLQFSAAIWAFFMLPMSVTALTALVAQTEHGPRAWDHLRALPLPRWHLYAAKAVCVLALVAAMSLLLALLTSLAVAAAGIAKPAVAATGAPDFAAHLLLLGRIFLAAWLLVAVQLWIALRWASFVPALATGIAGTFFAVVATSAKIGVAMPWQMPVNQLASDPARADLALALGLAGGIVAFALMLWRMSRQETPR; from the coding sequence ATGTCCGTTGCCTCGCCCACTTTCTCCGTTCGCCCTGCCCGCTTCGCCACCGCGCTCGCGGTGGAGGCCTGCAAGCTGCGCCGCTCGCTGGCCGTGCTGCTGGCCACCGTCGCGCCGCTGCTGATCGCGGTGTTCGTGTTCTTCAACCTGCTGCGCGGGGAGAAGCCCGCGCCGTGGACGATGTCGCTGCAATTCTCGGCGGCGATCTGGGCGTTCTTCATGCTGCCGATGAGCGTCACCGCGCTGACCGCGCTGGTGGCGCAGACCGAGCACGGCCCGCGCGCCTGGGACCACCTGCGCGCGCTGCCGCTGCCGCGCTGGCACCTGTACGCGGCGAAGGCCGTTTGCGTGTTGGCGCTGGTCGCGGCGATGAGCCTGCTGCTGGCCCTGCTGACGTCGCTGGCGGTCGCCGCCGCCGGCATCGCCAAGCCCGCGGTGGCCGCCACCGGCGCGCCGGATTTCGCCGCCCATCTGCTTCTGCTGGGCCGCATCTTCCTCGCCGCGTGGCTGCTGGTGGCGGTGCAGCTGTGGATCGCGCTGCGCTGGGCCAGCTTCGTGCCGGCGCTGGCGACGGGCATCGCCGGCACCTTCTTCGCAGTGGTCGCCACCTCAGCGAAGATCGGCGTGGCGATGCCTTGGCAGATGCCGGTCAACCAGCTCGCCAGCGACCCGGCCCGCGCCGACCTGGCGCTGGCGCTGGGCCTGGCCGGCGGCATTGTCGCCTTCGCGCTGATGCTGTGGCGGATGAGCCGGCAGGAAACGCCGCGCTGA
- a CDS encoding M14 family metallopeptidase, with protein MHAASSYPIGTPGTPWSALEVAEWRAAQRKHRSYAGDVLARIDALRGAFQVEQYGMLDYGDDGRYPLFVLRSHDWNDALPVALVTGGVHGYETSGVHGALQFAERHAADYAGRMNLLIAPCVSPWAYERIHRWNPDALDPNRNFRANSPAGESAALWALVRPLHGRVLVHIDLHETTDSDESEFRPALAARDGKPYQPDTVPDGFYLVDDTENPQPAFQQAIIAAVAQVTHIAPADPDGTIIGSPVVAPGVIEYSLVKLGLCAGISGARYTTTTEVYPDSPRATPAQCNDAQAAAVRAALEFALAHR; from the coding sequence ATGCACGCAGCGTCGTCCTACCCCATCGGAACGCCAGGCACGCCTTGGTCTGCGCTTGAAGTTGCCGAGTGGCGCGCAGCCCAGCGCAAGCATCGCAGCTATGCAGGCGATGTGCTGGCAAGGATCGATGCGCTGCGCGGCGCATTCCAGGTGGAGCAGTACGGCATGCTGGACTACGGCGACGATGGCCGTTATCCGCTGTTCGTCCTGCGCAGCCACGACTGGAATGACGCATTGCCGGTCGCCCTGGTCACCGGTGGCGTGCATGGCTACGAGACCAGCGGCGTGCATGGCGCGCTGCAGTTCGCCGAGCGCCATGCGGCGGATTACGCGGGCCGCATGAATCTCCTGATCGCGCCCTGCGTGTCGCCTTGGGCCTATGAGCGCATCCATCGCTGGAACCCCGATGCGCTGGACCCGAATCGAAACTTCCGCGCCAACAGTCCGGCCGGCGAATCGGCGGCGCTGTGGGCGCTGGTCCGGCCGCTGCACGGCCGCGTTCTGGTGCATATCGACCTGCACGAAACCACCGACAGCGACGAGAGCGAGTTTCGCCCGGCGCTGGCGGCGCGTGATGGCAAGCCGTACCAGCCCGATACCGTCCCCGATGGGTTCTATCTGGTGGACGATACCGAGAACCCACAGCCGGCGTTCCAGCAGGCAATCATCGCCGCAGTGGCGCAGGTCACGCATATCGCACCGGCCGATCCCGATGGCACCATCATCGGTTCGCCTGTGGTCGCGCCGGGCGTGATCGAATATTCGCTGGTCAAGCTGGGCCTGTGCGCTGGTATCAGCGGCGCGCGTTACACCACGACCACCGAGGTCTATCCGGACAGCCCGCGCGCCACGCCGGCGCAGTGCAACGATGCGCAGGCGGCGGCGGTGCGCGCGGCGCTGGAGTTCGCGCTGGCCCACCGCTGA
- a CDS encoding cytochrome b, which produces MHATTRSRYAPTIRYLHWLMAVLILLAYVLIEQRGLFPRGSSGRAAMMQGHFWAGIAIFLLVWWRLASRVRGGAPAITPPLDRFSALVSRLLHLSLYAFFIVMPLLGLATAWTDGKAIMIPFTGIALPALLAENEDLAHSLEDLHGTIGEVFYWVIGAHVLAALWHHWGRRDDTLKRML; this is translated from the coding sequence ATGCATGCCACCACTCGTTCGCGTTACGCACCGACCATCCGCTACCTGCACTGGCTGATGGCGGTGTTGATCCTGCTGGCCTACGTGCTGATCGAGCAGCGCGGCCTGTTCCCGCGCGGCAGCAGTGGGCGCGCAGCGATGATGCAGGGCCACTTCTGGGCCGGCATCGCCATCTTCCTGCTGGTCTGGTGGCGGTTGGCCAGCCGCGTGCGCGGCGGCGCCCCGGCCATCACCCCGCCGCTGGATCGTTTCAGCGCGCTCGTCTCCAGGCTGCTGCACCTGTCGCTGTATGCCTTTTTCATCGTGATGCCGCTACTGGGCCTGGCCACCGCATGGACCGACGGGAAAGCGATCATGATTCCATTCACCGGGATTGCTCTGCCGGCGCTGCTGGCGGAAAACGAAGACTTGGCGCATTCGCTGGAAGACCTGCACGGCACCATCGGCGAAGTCTTCTACTGGGTCATCGGCGCGCACGTGCTGGCAGCGCTGTGGCACCACTGGGGACGGCGCGATGACACCTTGAAGCGGATGCTGTAA
- a CDS encoding acyltransferase, producing the protein MLPFRLALTFLLIAANTVVHVAPLLLVALLKVMLPFPRMRALCNPLLTGLAESWIGFNSWMWDAFTDTRLNVQGAAELRADGHYLVLANHQSWVDILVLQKVFNRRIPLLRFFLKRQLFWVPLLGMAWWALDFPFMGRYTPKQIARNPALAGRDIDVTRRACEKFRAIPVAIMNFVEGTRFTAAKHARQSSPYRHLLKPKSGGVAFVLDAMGQGLQAILDVSIAYPAGSPSLLDLLAGRIPEVRVQVRQHPIPADLVGGDYQNDRDFRIRFQHWMNGLWREKDAALGELLGAAPAPPPD; encoded by the coding sequence ATGCTCCCATTTCGCCTTGCGTTGACCTTCTTGTTGATCGCCGCCAATACGGTCGTGCATGTCGCCCCGCTGCTGCTGGTGGCGCTGCTGAAGGTGATGTTGCCGTTCCCGCGCATGCGCGCGCTGTGCAATCCGTTGTTGACCGGGTTGGCGGAAAGCTGGATCGGATTCAACAGCTGGATGTGGGATGCCTTCACCGACACCCGCTTGAACGTGCAAGGCGCCGCCGAGTTGCGCGCCGACGGTCATTATCTGGTGCTGGCCAACCACCAGAGCTGGGTGGACATCCTGGTCTTGCAGAAAGTGTTCAATCGGCGCATCCCGCTGCTGCGCTTTTTCCTCAAGCGCCAGTTGTTCTGGGTGCCTTTGCTGGGAATGGCGTGGTGGGCGCTGGATTTCCCGTTCATGGGCCGCTACACGCCCAAGCAGATCGCACGCAACCCGGCGCTGGCCGGGCGCGACATCGATGTGACCAGGCGCGCGTGCGAAAAATTCCGCGCCATCCCGGTGGCCATCATGAATTTCGTGGAAGGCACCCGCTTCACTGCAGCCAAGCACGCCCGGCAGTCTTCGCCTTACCGGCATCTGCTCAAGCCGAAGTCGGGCGGCGTGGCATTCGTGCTGGATGCGATGGGCCAGGGACTGCAGGCAATCCTGGATGTCAGCATCGCCTATCCGGCGGGCTCTCCGTCCTTGCTGGACCTGTTGGCCGGGCGCATCCCCGAGGTGCGCGTGCAGGTGCGCCAGCACCCGATTCCGGCCGATCTGGTGGGCGGCGATTACCAGAACGACCGTGACTTCCGGATTCGCTTCCAGCACTGGATGAACGGTCTGTGGCGGGAAAAGGATGCGGCGCTGGGCGAGTTGCTGGGCGCCGCGCCGGCGCCGCCGCCGGATTGA
- a CDS encoding class I SAM-dependent methyltransferase: protein MPRYPGPLLTRPLGDALLAARAAGASTWQASLDLGRSTGEAVLSSDHWHWRGLRYDYPGPLKDRTLYWWDGAAFAPISRYAGKLIKLVPTEWNVPTFEIDGIKMLPTSRESPLDDARRKVALVQPAGKTVLDTCAGLGYFASCCLDAGVRHLQSFEKNEDVLWLRTLNPWSPDADDSDGRLALALADVSQAILQLPDAAFDAALHDPPRFGIAGELYSLAFYQQLARVLRRGGRLFHYTGSPNKLTSGRDVPREVVKRLQHAGFQAELALDGVLAVKR from the coding sequence ATGCCCCGCTATCCCGGCCCCCTGCTCACCCGCCCCTTGGGCGACGCCCTGCTGGCGGCGCGCGCGGCCGGCGCCAGCACCTGGCAAGCTTCGCTCGACCTGGGCCGGAGCACGGGCGAGGCCGTCCTGTCCAGCGATCACTGGCACTGGCGCGGCCTGCGCTATGACTATCCCGGCCCGCTCAAGGACCGCACGCTGTACTGGTGGGACGGTGCGGCATTCGCGCCGATTTCGCGCTATGCCGGCAAGCTGATCAAGCTGGTGCCGACCGAATGGAACGTCCCCACCTTCGAAATCGACGGCATCAAGATGCTGCCGACGTCACGGGAATCCCCGCTGGACGATGCGCGCCGCAAGGTGGCGCTGGTGCAACCGGCGGGCAAGACGGTGCTGGATACCTGCGCTGGACTTGGCTATTTCGCCAGCTGCTGCCTCGACGCCGGGGTGAGGCATCTGCAGTCGTTTGAAAAAAACGAGGATGTGCTGTGGTTGCGCACGCTCAATCCGTGGTCGCCGGATGCCGACGACAGCGACGGCAGGCTGGCGCTGGCGCTGGCCGACGTCTCGCAGGCCATCCTGCAGTTGCCGGATGCCGCGTTCGATGCGGCACTGCACGATCCGCCACGCTTCGGCATCGCAGGTGAACTGTATTCGCTGGCGTTTTACCAGCAGCTTGCGCGCGTCCTGCGCCGCGGCGGACGTCTGTTCCACTACACCGGCAGCCCCAACAAGCTCACCTCGGGCCGTGACGTGCCACGCGAAGTGGTGAAACGGCTGCAACACGCCGGCTTCCAGGCCGAACTGGCGCTGGACGGCGTGCTGGCAGTCAAGCGCTGA
- a CDS encoding DUF2249 domain-containing protein yields the protein MSIQLDPEPNVHVFDARGIARRFRHSAIFGALGALRNGESMRFINDHDPIPLLGQLTQRFGEHLTVSYRQRDQTGVVIDFGVTGLPEE from the coding sequence ATGTCGATCCAGCTTGATCCAGAACCCAACGTCCACGTCTTCGATGCGCGTGGCATTGCCCGCCGCTTCCGCCACTCCGCCATCTTCGGCGCGTTGGGCGCGTTGCGCAACGGCGAGAGCATGCGCTTCATCAATGACCACGACCCCATTCCCTTGCTGGGCCAGCTCACCCAGCGCTTCGGCGAGCACCTCACGGTGTCGTATCGCCAGCGCGACCAGACTGGCGTGGTCATCGACTTTGGCGTCACCGGTTTGCCGGAGGAATAA
- a CDS encoding hexameric tyrosine-coordinated heme protein yields the protein MSDTWLTSLITDTPQAGFELAIKLSRVAVKYTQPSAEIRGQLRPDYAEDASALIASSHVVAVNFQTISAANNYWRAG from the coding sequence ATGAGCGATACCTGGTTGACCAGCTTGATCACCGATACCCCGCAAGCCGGCTTCGAACTTGCGATCAAGCTTTCCCGGGTGGCGGTGAAGTACACGCAACCCTCGGCCGAGATACGCGGACAGCTGCGCCCGGACTATGCCGAAGACGCCAGTGCGTTGATCGCGTCCTCGCACGTGGTGGCGGTGAATTTCCAGACCATTTCCGCGGCCAACAACTACTGGCGCGCTGGCTGA
- the deoD gene encoding purine-nucleoside phosphorylase codes for MSTPHIEAAVGAIANTVLLPGDPLRARFVAHEVLDSPAQVNARRNMLGYTGRWHGQAVTVMGGGMGIPSTAIYVTELVRVYGVRRIIRIGTCGGIGEVNLGDVLLAQSGSTDSRFNRMQFGGHDLAGCADFSLLRNAVDAASRQGIAARVAGVFSTDCFYDGDPALLAHLRRHRICGIEMETAGLYGLAMREGFQALSILAVSDHLDNDVHMPAEQREQGLVQIARLALASAINENPG; via the coding sequence ATGAGTACCCCGCATATCGAGGCCGCCGTCGGCGCCATTGCCAATACCGTGCTGTTGCCCGGCGATCCGCTGCGCGCGCGCTTCGTCGCGCACGAAGTGCTCGACAGCCCGGCGCAGGTCAATGCTCGCCGCAACATGCTGGGTTATACCGGCCGCTGGCACGGGCAGGCAGTAACGGTGATGGGCGGTGGCATGGGCATTCCCTCCACGGCGATCTATGTCACCGAGCTGGTGCGCGTGTATGGCGTGCGCCGGATCATCCGCATCGGCACCTGCGGCGGCATCGGCGAGGTAAACCTCGGGGATGTACTGTTGGCGCAGTCCGGAAGCACCGACTCGCGTTTCAACCGGATGCAATTCGGCGGCCATGATCTGGCGGGCTGCGCCGATTTCAGCCTGCTGCGCAACGCGGTGGATGCGGCGTCCCGGCAGGGTATCGCCGCGCGTGTGGCGGGGGTGTTCAGTACCGATTGCTTCTACGACGGCGATCCGGCCTTGCTTGCGCATCTGCGCCGGCATCGGATTTGCGGCATCGAAATGGAAACCGCCGGCCTGTACGGGTTGGCCATGCGCGAAGGGTTCCAGGCGCTGTCGATCCTGGCGGTCAGCGATCATCTGGACAACGATGTGCACATGCCCGCAGAGCAGCGCGAGCAAGGGCTGGTACAGATCGCACGGCTGGCATTGGCGAGTGCGATAAACGAGAATCCTGGCTGA
- a CDS encoding phosphopentomutase produces MARAIWLVLDSLGVGNAPDAAAYGDAGADTFGHIAGACAAAARGPLRLPTLTRMGLPQAHALATGQVAAGFEAAPAPAALWGCMAERACGKDTPSGHWESAGVVLERPFGVFEATETTFPPALLEALIERGTLPGVLGNCHASGTEIMARLGAEHVASGKPIVYTSADSVLQIAAHEEHFGLGRLLELCQLARELLAPWNIGRVIARPFTGDAASGFHRTGNRRDYALPPPAPTLLDAVCAAAGEVIAVGKISDIFAARGVSRKLPASGHDALFDATLQALAQAGDGALVATNFVDFDSVYGHRRDPLGYGAALEHFDARLPELLDVLRNGDLLVLSADHGCDPTWPGSDHTRECVPLLAFGPGLAPRALGRRDSFADLGQGIATHLGLPPLAAGRSFLMD; encoded by the coding sequence ATGGCGCGTGCGATCTGGCTGGTGCTGGACTCGCTGGGCGTGGGCAACGCACCCGATGCCGCTGCCTATGGTGATGCCGGTGCCGATACCTTCGGCCATATTGCCGGCGCCTGCGCGGCGGCAGCGCGCGGCCCGCTGCGCCTGCCAACCCTGACCCGGATGGGCTTGCCGCAGGCGCATGCGCTGGCCACCGGGCAGGTTGCGGCGGGTTTCGAGGCAGCGCCCGCACCTGCGGCGCTGTGGGGCTGCATGGCTGAGCGCGCCTGCGGCAAGGACACGCCCTCTGGCCATTGGGAAAGCGCAGGGGTGGTGCTTGAACGGCCCTTCGGCGTGTTCGAGGCAACGGAAACTACCTTCCCCCCGGCGCTGCTGGAAGCGCTGATCGAGCGCGGCACGCTTCCCGGCGTGCTGGGCAACTGCCATGCCTCGGGTACCGAGATCATGGCAAGGCTTGGCGCCGAGCATGTCGCCAGCGGCAAGCCCATCGTCTATACCTCGGCGGACTCGGTGTTGCAGATCGCGGCGCACGAGGAGCATTTCGGGCTGGGGCGTCTGCTGGAACTCTGCCAGCTCGCCCGCGAATTGCTGGCGCCCTGGAACATCGGCCGGGTCATTGCCAGGCCGTTCACCGGCGATGCGGCCAGCGGGTTCCACAGGACCGGGAATCGCCGCGACTACGCGCTGCCGCCACCGGCGCCCACCCTGCTGGATGCGGTATGCGCGGCGGCCGGCGAGGTGATTGCGGTGGGCAAGATCAGCGACATTTTCGCCGCGCGCGGTGTTTCCAGGAAACTGCCGGCCAGCGGGCATGACGCGCTGTTCGATGCCACCCTGCAGGCGCTGGCGCAGGCCGGTGATGGCGCGCTGGTGGCCACCAATTTCGTGGATTTCGACAGTGTGTACGGGCATCGCCGCGACCCGCTTGGCTATGGCGCGGCACTTGAACACTTCGATGCGCGCCTGCCGGAGCTGCTGGATGTACTGCGCAATGGCGACTTGCTGGTGCTGAGCGCCGACCACGGCTGCGACCCCACGTGGCCGGGCAGCGACCACACGCGCGAATGCGTGCCGCTGCTCGCGTTTGGCCCCGGCCTGGCGCCGCGCGCATTGGGGCGGCGCGACAGTTTCGCCGATTTGGGGCAGGGCATCGCCACCCATCTCGGCCTGCCCCCACTGGCTGCTGGTCGCAGTTTCCTGATGGATTGA
- the deoC gene encoding deoxyribose-phosphate aldolase gives MPASNHTLAIRLLGLLDLTSLGEGDTAARIRALCAAARTPHGVPAAVCVYPEHVTTAREALAGTSVKVATVVNFPDGGADSRRVARETQRAIAAGADEIDMVLAWRALKAGDAASARAGVDACRAACGPDIAMKLILETGELARPDLIRQASDIGLDVGVDFLKTSTGKVPVNATLAAAAIMLDAIAERGGTCGFKAAGGIRTLADAHEYLALVDGRLGAAWATPAHFRIGASTLFDAILAESER, from the coding sequence ATGCCTGCATCCAATCACACGCTTGCCATCCGCTTGCTCGGCTTGCTGGATTTGACCAGTCTGGGCGAGGGCGATACGGCCGCACGAATTCGCGCGCTGTGCGCGGCCGCGCGCACCCCGCATGGCGTCCCTGCAGCGGTGTGCGTGTACCCCGAGCACGTCACCACGGCACGGGAAGCGCTGGCAGGAACGTCGGTCAAGGTGGCGACCGTGGTGAATTTTCCCGACGGCGGCGCTGATTCCCGGCGCGTCGCGCGGGAAACCCAGCGTGCGATTGCCGCCGGGGCCGACGAAATCGACATGGTTCTGGCGTGGCGGGCGCTCAAGGCCGGCGATGCCGCGAGTGCGCGGGCTGGCGTGGACGCTTGCCGCGCGGCGTGCGGGCCTGATATCGCAATGAAGCTGATCCTGGAAACCGGTGAGCTGGCGCGGCCGGACTTGATCCGCCAGGCCAGTGACATCGGGTTGGATGTCGGCGTGGACTTTCTGAAGACATCCACCGGCAAGGTGCCGGTCAATGCCACGCTGGCGGCTGCGGCGATCATGCTGGATGCGATTGCCGAGCGCGGCGGTACCTGCGGCTTCAAGGCTGCCGGCGGCATCCGCACACTGGCCGATGCGCACGAATACCTGGCCTTGGTCGATGGGCGGCTGGGTGCGGCGTGGGCGACGCCCGCGCATTTCCGCATCGGTGCCAGCACGCTGTTCGACGCCATCCTCGCTGAATCGGAGCGTTGA